The DNA segment AAAGGCCTCGGTCCTTTCAAACCACTTGACTCCGAGGCGGTTCACAGACCGACAATCTCTGTCAGATTTCGTGATGGTGTGAACGGAGTTGATAGGGCTCCGCGACGAAGATCCAGTATGTTCAGCACGGTTCTCGTTCCAACCGATGGCAGCGCCGGTGCCGAAGCGACAATCGGTCACGCACTCTCACTTGCCGAGGCAGCTGATGGCAACGTCCATGCGCTGTACGTCCTCGAGCCGAGTCACGAACCGGTTCGCCTCGAGGCGGCCGATCGGGAAGCGGTGGCTGGCCCGTCCGAGAGTCGGGGTCGGCAGGCGACGATTCGGATAACTGACCAGGCTGAAGCCGCTGGCGTTTCGGCCGCTCGAGCCGTCTGGGAGGGGGTTCCGTATCGCGAAATCCTCGCGTACGTCGACGAACACGACGTCGATCTGATCGTGATGGGGACACACGGGCGAACGGGTGCCGACCGCGTTCGATTGGGGAGTACGACCGAGCGAGTCATTACGCGGGCCGAGATACCCGTCCTATCGGTTCGCCTCGAGGCAGAAGCGAAGCCAGATAGCGGCGACGGCGGGTACGAACGGATCGTCGTCCCCACCGATGGAAGCGACGCGGCCGAACGGGCGGCGGAGACGGCACTTGATTTCGCAGCCCTCCACGACGCGACGGTCCATACGGTCTACGTCATCGATTCGACGACTTACGACCTCGAAGACGCACCGCGCTCGATCATTGGATTGCTCGATGAGGGTGGGCAACAGGCCACCGAGGCGGTGGCAGGAATGGCTCGAGAGCGGGACCTCGAGGTCAAGACGAGCGTTCGCCGTGGTGTCCCAGCGGAAGTCCTCCTCGAGTACGCCCAGTCCGTTGACGGCGACTTGCTCGCGATGGGCACTCGGGGGCAGACGGTTGGAGAAGGCCGGTTGCTCGGAAGTACGACGGCTCGCGTCGTTCGACGGTCGGACATTCCCGTACTGACGGTCACCTGACCGAAGTTGTGATCTCACGTCTGTGGTGGTCAAGGGTGGAACCGTGGGGCGGGACCGATTCGGTCTGTGGCTCGCAGTAGCAGTGTCTCGAGCAACTCGAAAGCAGAACCAACTGGTACAACGACACCCCTGTTTTATCATCGCATTCGCCGTAGGGGCTGGCGATGTACGATCGAATCCTCCTTCCCACGGATATGAGTCCCGGTGTCGACCACGCCACCGAGCACGCTATCGACGCCGCCACGCGGTATGACGCGTCGTTGCACGTTCTGTACGTGGTCGACGCCGATGCCTACAGCTCCTACCCCGGCGACGAGTACGTTCACGAGTTCGAAGGCCTCGAGCGCGCGCTCGAGCAGGCGGGCACTGAGGAAGTCGAAGCGGTTGCCGAGCAGGCTGGCGACGCCGGGGTATCGACGGTAACCGAGATTCGACACGGCGTTCCCCACGAAGCGATCCTCGAGTACGCCGATGAGGCCGACATCGGGCTGCTCGTGCTGGGTTCGAAAAACCGATCCGGGGAGTACCGGCGTCTGCTCGGAAGCGTCGCCGAACGCGTCGTCAGAATGAGCGAGCGGCCGGTGACGGTCGTCAAAACGCCGCTCGAGTCACCGTCGACGTGAATTGAAGCCCCGCCGCTCTGACTCTGGGCAGAATCGTTGTCACTGTGTACCGGTCAGCGAGGAACTGGTGGTCGATCACTCGCTTGCAAATTTGAACCCTGGTGGAAGCCCCTGGTGTTTGATGCCGGTTCGTTCGTCGATGTGGTACGCATAGACCGTAACCGTCGCTTCGAGGGATGCTCTGCGAAAGAGGTCTGGCCGCCACGCGTCAGCCAACGTTTCCTCGAGTTCGTCCCATCTGGATTCGGGGACTGTGCTGAGCGTGCCGGTCAGGAGGACGCTTTCCCAACTGTACATGGTATCGACCGTATAGACGAGAAAGCTCGCGGCATCTGCTATGTCGCTCAGTCTCGCCTTCCGACTACTGGAGCCGCGAAGATAGGTAAAATACAGCCGCTGGCCTCCATCGTAGCCGTACGAAAGCGGGATGAGGTATGGTGTATCCTGTCCTGGCAACCCGAGCACTCCCACCTTCTGTGTAGACAGGAACCGTCGAATTTCGTCGTCGGTCATCTCGGCCAACCCGAACTCCTGTAGTTCTTCGACTGACATGGCTAGCGGTTCCCCGCCTTCGATGAAAAAGTCCACACGCACCACTCACCAGACGAGAACGGATTGTCTGGCGGCATCCGAGCGGTGGTAACTGCGCGTCACCCGCCTCGAGGTCGAGCCCCGTGACATCCGACTTACCTTAACTATTAAATCTATACTAAATTTCTTCAGAGATCGTATTTACTATTCGGTCACTACAGATACTCCCCAGCCAGCAACTCGACGCGTTCGAGCGTGTCGTCCGGAATCGACTCCGTTGGCGTGTTGATCGTGCCCTCGAGTGCCGACCAGGCGTGGCTCTCGAAGTCCTCGGGCATCGTTTCGATGGCGTGTTCGATCACCTGATTGATCGATTCCTGGTTGGCCGCGGCGTTCTCGAGCACTTCTTCGAGGGTGACCTCGCTGTCGGCTTTCCAGACGTCGTAATCGGTGACGCCGGCAACGGTGGCGTAACTGAGTTCGGCTTCTCGAGCGAGTTTGGCTTCGGGTATCGCGGTCATGCCGACGATGTCGTACCCCTGTGCGCGGTAGAACTCGCTTTCGGCTTTCGTGGAGTACTGTGGCCCTTCGATGCAGACGTAGGTTCCGTCTTTCGAGACCGTCGCATCCGTCGCTTCCGTGGCTGCTGTCGCGAGGTGGTCGACCATCGCCGGACAGTACGGCTGGGCAAAGCCCATGTGAACGACCATACCGTCGCCGAAAAACGTCGGCGTGCGGTGTTTCGTCCGGTCGAAAATCTGGTCGGGAATGACGAGCGTCTGTGGCGGCAACTCCTCCCGAAGACTGCCCACGGCGTTGGTCGCGATAACGCGGTCGACGCCGGCCTGTTTCAACGCGTAGATGTTCGCGTGATACGGGGCGTCGGTCGGCGTGTGGCGGTGGTCTTCGCCGTGACGTGGGAGAAAGACGACCTCGTTCCCGGCGAGGGTCCCTTTCGTCAGGTCGTCGCTTGGGTCGCCGTACGGGGTCGTCACCGTCTCTTTCGTGACGTTCTCGAGTGGCAATGCGTCGTAAATCCCGCTGCCCCCAATAACACCGATTGTCATACCGCTACGTGTGTCTGGCAAGAACGTAAACGGTGTGGGTCCCAACCTGTCGACATTCGAGCGTCGGCGATGAGATTTGTTAACACCTCCTACGAGTGTTCAAGTAGGACGGGTTCTATTTCGGTTCGTAATGCCTCCGGAGGACGACCGACAGCCGCCAGCCCGTGATGAGCAGGCGGTGTCGAGCGGGTCGAATCCGGAGAAATCGGATGGTATGGGCCTCGAGGACGAGGATTCGGCCGAACCATCAGAGATTGATACGATGACTACTCGCTCGAGCGCGGGCGGGGAGGCATCGGTAGACGGGGGACCGGCTCCTGCCTCGAGCGACGAGCCCGATGGGGCTGACGACGTGACCTACGGCGATGGTGACGACGACCTCACAGACGGGACGCTGCTCCGGCCGATGTTTCGGCTGGCCTGGCCGCTGGTCGTTATCCAGCTCTTGCAGGTCACCTACAACGTGGGCGATACCTTCTGGCTGGGAGCGCTTTCCCCCGAATCCGTGGGTGCGCTGAGTCTGGCGTTTCCGCTGATCTTCTTCCTGATTTCTATCGGTGGCGGGTTTACGGCGGCCGGCGCAATTCTCATCGCCCAGCACACGGGTGCCGGGAGCGACAAGGGCGGCCTGATCGCCGGTCAGACGCTTTCGTTTATTACGCTGGTTGCGATCGCCGTCGGCCTTCTCGGCTACTACGTCACCGACCCGATGCTCGCCCTGTTACCAGCCGATGCTGAAACGCAGGCGACGGTGATTCCGCTGGCTGCCGACTACATGCGCATTTTCTTCCTCGGATCGCCGTTCCTGTTCGGCTTTTTCATCTTCGTCTCGCTGATGCGCGGCTACGGCAACACCCGGGCCCCGATGCGTGTCATGTTCATCAGCGTCGTCATCAACCTCGTGATCGATCCGTTGCTCATCTTCGGCGTCGGCCCGTTCCCCCGACTCGAGATCCAGGGCGCTGCAGTCGCGACGGTGATCTCACGCGGGGTCGCAACGGCTATCGGCTTCTATATCCTGTTTTACACCGACGTCGGGCCGGACATCCGCCTCGAGCACTTGCGACCACGCTTCGAGTACGTCTCGGAGATTACACGATTGGGCGTCCCGACAGCGCTCGAGCAGTCGATGAGTTCGCTCGCGATGATCGCGATGACGGCGATGGTCGCGACGTTCCCACCGGCTGTCGTCGCTGCCTATGGGCTCGGGAATCGACTCATTTCGCTTGCCTTCCTGCCGGCGATGGGGATGGGACAGGCGACGGACACCATCGTCGGCCAGAATCTGGGGGCCGGAAAGCCCGAACGGGCGGAAAAAGCCACTTGGGTCGCCTCCGGCGTCGTCGCCGTTATCATGCTCGGTGCCGGGTTGATCGCCTTTGCGTTCCCGGAACCCATCGTCGGCGTGTTCATGACCTCCGGGGAGGCGGGAACGGCCGAAACGATCCACTACGGGAGTATCTATCTTCAGATTGCGGCGGCGATGTTCGTCTTTATGGGCGTTTTGCAGGTCGTCCTCGGGGCTTTTCGCGGGGCCGGGAACACGAAAACGGCACTCGTG comes from the Natronosalvus amylolyticus genome and includes:
- a CDS encoding universal stress protein: MFSTVLVPTDGSAGAEATIGHALSLAEAADGNVHALYVLEPSHEPVRLEAADREAVAGPSESRGRQATIRITDQAEAAGVSAARAVWEGVPYREILAYVDEHDVDLIVMGTHGRTGADRVRLGSTTERVITRAEIPVLSVRLEAEAKPDSGDGGYERIVVPTDGSDAAERAAETALDFAALHDATVHTVYVIDSTTYDLEDAPRSIIGLLDEGGQQATEAVAGMARERDLEVKTSVRRGVPAEVLLEYAQSVDGDLLAMGTRGQTVGEGRLLGSTTARVVRRSDIPVLTVT
- a CDS encoding universal stress protein; its protein translation is MYDRILLPTDMSPGVDHATEHAIDAATRYDASLHVLYVVDADAYSSYPGDEYVHEFEGLERALEQAGTEEVEAVAEQAGDAGVSTVTEIRHGVPHEAILEYADEADIGLLVLGSKNRSGEYRRLLGSVAERVVRMSERPVTVVKTPLESPST
- a CDS encoding pyridoxamine 5'-phosphate oxidase family protein translates to MSVEELQEFGLAEMTDDEIRRFLSTQKVGVLGLPGQDTPYLIPLSYGYDGGQRLYFTYLRGSSSRKARLSDIADAASFLVYTVDTMYSWESVLLTGTLSTVPESRWDELEETLADAWRPDLFRRASLEATVTVYAYHIDERTGIKHQGLPPGFKFASE
- the mtnP gene encoding S-methyl-5'-thioadenosine phosphorylase translates to MTIGVIGGSGIYDALPLENVTKETVTTPYGDPSDDLTKGTLAGNEVVFLPRHGEDHRHTPTDAPYHANIYALKQAGVDRVIATNAVGSLREELPPQTLVIPDQIFDRTKHRTPTFFGDGMVVHMGFAQPYCPAMVDHLATAATEATDATVSKDGTYVCIEGPQYSTKAESEFYRAQGYDIVGMTAIPEAKLAREAELSYATVAGVTDYDVWKADSEVTLEEVLENAAANQESINQVIEHAIETMPEDFESHAWSALEGTINTPTESIPDDTLERVELLAGEYL
- a CDS encoding MATE family efflux transporter, with product MFRLAWPLVVIQLLQVTYNVGDTFWLGALSPESVGALSLAFPLIFFLISIGGGFTAAGAILIAQHTGAGSDKGGLIAGQTLSFITLVAIAVGLLGYYVTDPMLALLPADAETQATVIPLAADYMRIFFLGSPFLFGFFIFVSLMRGYGNTRAPMRVMFISVVINLVIDPLLIFGVGPFPRLEIQGAAVATVISRGVATAIGFYILFYTDVGPDIRLEHLRPRFEYVSEITRLGVPTALEQSMSSLAMIAMTAMVATFPPAVVAAYGLGNRLISLAFLPAMGMGQATDTIVGQNLGAGKPERAEKATWVASGVVAVIMLGAGLIAFAFPEPIVGVFMTSGEAGTAETIHYGSIYLQIAAAMFVFMGVLQVVLGAFRGAGNTKTALVFSVVTLWIARVPVSYYLIFVADWGTTGIWIGVVAGDVVGAIAAIAYFTRGTWKEAIIDEDDSETEGGAVSRPEQATADSSDGETPAAAAAEK